The Tamandua tetradactyla isolate mTamTet1 chromosome 23, mTamTet1.pri, whole genome shotgun sequence genomic interval TAACGAACAGGAAGACGTACATTTTCCGCCATCCAAGTCCAGAGACCCCCCGAGTCCATCCCCGAACCCCCAGGTAAGCACCTCAGCCTTACCGGTCTCGGATGATGAAGTACTTCACAGGATCTGTGGCGTTGCCGCTGGGCGTGGCGTAGCAGTTGGTCATCAGCAGGACGAAGCGGGACAGGTCGCCGCCATCCAGCATGGTGCCCACGTAGAGAAAGGCCTCGGTGGACAGCGTCACGGCCGAGCCTTGGTAGGGCTGCGTGTAGGCGGGACTCTGGAAGAGGGCCATGCGCACGGTGAACACGCCTGTCCCGCCCACGCTGATGTTCAGGGCACTGCAGGGAGGACAGAGGGGCTGGGTGAGGGTCTCAGAACATCAGCGGATGGACCACCCTTCGGGACCTGCCTTCCTGAGCAGTTCCTTGccattatttgctttttaaatccagAGGGAGGACTGGAATGCACCCACCAGGGCTTTGCAAACTGCACGGAGAACTCCCCTGGAGATCTTTATTGAAATGTGGGTTCTGACTGggcaggtctggggtgggggcccaggattctgcatttctaacaagctctcagGAGATGCCAGTGTCGCTGGCTcagagaccacactttgagtagccaAGGACTTAAACCATGCCCGCTTGGTTCCATTGATGCCTTCAGGACTTGGAATCAATCCAATCCTCAAGGGAACCAGACTCCCAGCTTTGGTCTCAACCTAGAACAGGTTAAAAGGCATGGGCtgggtgcactggtggttcagtgatagaatgcttccCTTCCATTCTCAGACCTTGtgcgctcacacacacacacacacacacacacacacacacacacaaaggcatgGGCTCTGAGTCCCACAAGCTTAAGTCCTGGTTCCACTGTGATGTACCAACACCTATATCAGAAGCTTGGGGTGTTTTAAATGGGTTACTATAAACTGGTGTATACTTCATTAAATGATCCCACAAAGGGCATGTAAGAACCATGCTCAGGAAATAAGGCTTGTGAAAAGTACTCGATAATGTGGATGTCCAAGGTGAACCGAGGGGAGAACCAGGTTCTCAGTTTGGACTCAGGATTGGAGGGAGCAGAGAGTGGGACCAAGATTTCCATCCCAAACCAGATGGGTGGCACCCTGGAGCCCACCAGGCCTAGTACACAACCACGTGGCTCAAAGATGTTGCTTCACTGGTGAGTGCCCCAGCCAAAGCCCTCTAATCAGCAACCTTCTTCTCCCACCCAGCCATGCATTTGCCTCAGCTCCCAGCACTCCTCCTCAAGTTTGGTTGACCTGGAGAACTTGTAACCAAGGCCAAGCTTTAAACTGAAGATCATGGAGGAATGGGGGCCCAAAAGCCTGGGTTCGAATCtcagctccaccacttactagaCTCTGCAACCTTGGGCACATTactcacttctctgagcctcaatttccacaCCTGtataatggggataataacaatagtaatagcTACACCTGCTAGGGCTGCTGTGAGGTTTTAATGAGATATTCCATGTAAAGTGTTAAGCATAATGCCTGGCAGGGAGTAAACTCTCAATAAATGCTCATCATTACTAAGACTATTGTTTTTTCCAGCATCAGCGTCATTGCCCTGTCCAGCTTCTTCAgagattttcaattttatttggcaacaggatcttttttttttttttaacatgggcaagcaccaggaatggaacccgggtttctggcatggcaggcaagaatgctgcctgctgagccaccgtggcccacccaacagaatctttttaatataataaaatcttATGTGGCATGCAATATGGGTTGAACTACTTCAGTTCACTTCTGCAGGGACTCCCACGCCACTTCCCTGAAGACCCTCAGACTTCAAGGAACATAATCTGAAAAATACCTCTTCTAATCCAACTCCTTCAATTTCCAGAGAAAGAACCTGGGGTCCAAGTGTTGGCCACGATTTACCCGAAGGCCCACAGTAGAGCTGGACTgagcctttccttcctccttccagaCCAAACCCCCTCAGTGCCCCCAGTAAGCCAGAGACACTAATTTTTGATTCACATCTGCAGGGCACTGCTGTGCTTCTAACAGAGGCAGAGCAGGTATTTCTAAGGccatttcagagatgagaagACTGATACCCAGCAAGGTTGACTTCCCAAAGCCATCTGGGTTAGCAAGTGACAGAGCCTCGAGTAGAATCTGGGCTGTGGAATTCCTAGCGGGGCTCCTCCACTGGGCTTCCCTATGGGTGGCAGGGGACAGGGAAGCTCAGGGCCTCCTGGGTAAGGTGCTGGGGGATGGAGCCTGTCAGGGGCATTGGCGACCCTCTCTGGCCACACCTGACCACTGGCTGCAGGGAAGTCTTCAAGCTGACTTTCATGTCCAGGGGGTAGGAGCACGCGAAGTTGATCTTGATGTTGACATCACGGATGACGATCTCCTTTGCCAAGTAGAGGGTGTTGCTATACGTGGCATGGGTTTCATTCCTCTGTGTCAGGGGGGTAGGAGAAAGGGGCAGGAGAAGCTGAGTAAGACGGCAAAGCCAGAGGCCACCCCCAAGTGCCCTCCCGGTCTCCATGACAAAAGGTTGCAAGAGCAGTGACCAATGACGAACCAGCACCCTGTGCCAGGCTTTGTACTAAATGCTCCTCCTGCTACCCCATACTTCCTCTCTGGACAACGAAAGAGACTAAGAGCCCTGCACTGAGTTCTCCACTAATGGTGGAATTTCAGACACCCTGCTGAGCAAATGAGACTTTATTCTTTCTGGGAATAAGGGAGGCAGGAGAAAGCGGTGCTCCATTTGCACAAATGTTTTCTCTGGTTCCCTCAAGGAGGGCTCTGCAGGCAAAGTCTTGGTACTCTGAACGCCGGTGATGCAACCCCTGCTTCTCAGGCACTTCCACGACGACTGGAGAGAAACAGATCTGCTTCTGGACCCAGCTCTGACATTTACTGGCTTGGATAATTCACTGCCTCTCTGAGCCCCACTTCCCCCATCTGCAAAAGGGGGAGCTATCATCCACAGAGTGCCTTACTGGCAGCTGACATTTCTTGAGCACTTACAAGGTGCCAGACACTGTCCTAATTAGTCCACGTGACTTAAGGAGCATGTACTATCatcaccccattttacagttgaagaaatcGAGGCACAGCCAGGCTGAATGACTCACCCAAACACATCTAACTtgtaagtggtggagctggggctTGAACCAGGCACGTTCCAGGACTCACCATCATCACAGTCCCACACGGGCCAGCCCGGGCTGGGGTCACAACAGACACCCAGTTCCGGTTGCTCCTCTCATTGAAGCCTGAGCACTGGCTGTCCTGCAGGTACATGAAGACCTTCTCAAAGCCCAGGCTGTCCAGCTGGCACCTGCTCAGGGACGCCTTGATGACACTGGCCCCACACTCCAGCCTGGGTTCCAGGAGGGAGACATCTGGAACAGTCAAGGAGGaggggttgggggcaggggggGCTGTGCCTGAGGCTCAGGGGTCAGCACATCCCCAAGGGCAGGTCCTAGCTGGCCTGGCTGGCCACCCCCTGGGTACTCAAAGGCACTTCAGCTGATCACACTAGTGTGAGACCCTGGATTGGCTTCAGTGCATCCTCTGGATGGAATCTGGGGGCAACTGGCCAGCCCCCCTTTCCCTATGTGTGGGTTGTATATAAAATGCAGGATGATTTGGGGTTATTAACTGCCCCAGCCTGTGATTACACTGACTCCCAGccgaggaagaaaaaaaaagtcaattgctatttctttccagcttttctacATCACCATGAGAGTCCTGTTTTGTCACTGCTGTCTTTAACACCCTATTCTTACTAATTTTCCTTGTAACAAACAGAGAGCAGGCCTCCGACTCAGAGTTTGGGGGCAGGTAACAGCATTCAGCTAGAATGGCTTTCCTAAACTGTTTTTTCTCAATTGAAGTATTACACAGCAGCATTTTCTTTTCGCTATCTTCGATTTAACAGTTACCATCTATCCAAGGGAAGTGTTACTTGTCACAGACAGACACAATAGGGACTATAAACATCCCAAATTTacttaaaagaagaaaggattcaATCAATTTGAAGAAAGACAGGTAAAGGAATAATAAAATTCACAGTGTTTGAAGGTAGTAGTTGGATAAAGCAAAACTTGCAACATTGGCCCTAGGGTGTGACTAAAATCAGGACTGGAATTTGAGAAATATTAGCCTGTGTcagtcattttacagatggggaaaccgaggctctgAGAGGGCCAGGGCTGTGCCCAGGGACTCTAGCCGGTCAGTGGAGAGCCGGGCCCCGGAACCAGCAGAGTGCCAGCTCACTGCATTTTCTGGTGCCTAGGAAATGGCCTTTGGCGAGCAGGGGACCGTGACTGAAACTGCTGCATTGTGGGGGCCTCAGAAGGAaggctgggggtgagggggttcCCAAAACTCTGGCAGTTTGAGGGTCAACTAAGAAGAGACTTAGGAAGCCCCAGAGAGCTTCCTGCTGGTTTGAATGGGTACTGATGGGATTTCCTTTTTCAAAGCTATTGGATAATCTGTGTCCCTGGGTCACACTCATAGGCGCCCCCCCAACCCCGACCCGCCACCCCCACAGGAACACGTCTCTCCCCCAGGCCCTGACCCTTTCCTCACCACCTTGTTCTCCCACGCCCACCCCCCCAGGGGGCCTCACCGGTGAGGTTGAAGTCCTCCTTGCACTGGCAGTACCACCTGCCACTATCCGACTTGCAGGCCTCATCCACGCCACACTGCTCACACGTCCCCTCCACGGAGCTGGGGTCTGCGGAGTCACAGCGACAGACCGACAGGCTGAGGACGCCGCGCCCCTGTCCCCCGCGGTGGGGCGGGGAGGCGGGGAGCAGGCCGGCTCACCTGTGCAGTAGGCCAGATGGCACTCGGGGGGCGGCGTGAGGTTGTAGACGTAGTAGCCTCCCGGGCAGGCCTTCACCCGGACAGGCGCGTCCCACAGGCAGCAGTGGCCGCTCCAGTGCGCGCAGGCCGTGCGGCCGACGATGCCGTCCTCGCTGGACGGGTGCGTGCCGTTGAGCCACATGGGCGCCGCCGTGTTGCAGCGCAGGGCCGGCACGCAGGTCTCCGGCAGGCGCACGCCGCCGCGGCCCACGAAGCGGTGCCAGCCGCGCAGGTTCGAGTCGCAGGAGTAGCCCGGCCCGTACGCGACGCTGCGCCAGTACTCGTCCAGGGTGCGGTGCGCCTGGCACGGGTCGGCGCACACGTGCGTGTCGCCGTCGGGCACGCAGTCCAGCCCGGGGCTGCAGGAGCCCGGGGAGCACTCACAGTGCCGCCCGTCCCCCCAGTAGCCCGCGGGGCACACGCACGAGTAGTTGCCCGGGGTGTTGACGCAGGCGGCCAGCGCGTGGCAGCGGCTGAGTCCCGGCTCCGCGCACTCGTCCACGTCGGTGCAGCCGAGCCCGGGCGTCAGGCGGAAGCCATCGTGGCAGAGGCACGTGTAGGAGCCCAGCGTGTTCACGCAGCTGCTGTCGGCCGAGCAGTTGGTGGCCCCCGGCGTGGCGCACTCGTCCAGGTCCAGGCAGGTGAGGCCGTCGCCGGTGAAGCCCTCCTGGCAGGAGCACGTCGTGGCGGCCCCGTTCTCGGCGCAGGTGGCGTTGATGTGACAGTCAGAACAGCTTCCTGCGGACAGGAAAGCCCACCCAGCCTCAGAGTGGAGGCAGCCAGAGCAGTGTCTGGCTTTCAATCGCAACACCAAGATGACATTTATTGTGCCCCAAAGTACTCCCGCAAAAACCTGGAAGCAGCGGGAGGGAAGTGCTCAGCCCAAAGAAATAACTTCTGAAGGGTGAAAGGGGAGATATTTGGGAGCCACATGGATGGGTTCCCCTAGACTCTCAGGGAACCCACCTACCAGCCGACCAccctccaaagcaaacaaaaaattacagaacCCCATGATAGAGCCTAAACTTTCACCATTCCAACTTCACTGTTAAGCTTTACCTTCCAGctgcatcttttaaaatatccaCATTGCAACATCCAGAGGAATCATGCAGAGGGCTCTTGACACTGTGGTGGGAACTTGGGGTGAGCCTGCTGCCCCTTCCTATTTTTGCACATTATGCCTTCTGCTCAGCTCTCCTTCCCTACCAAAGAGCCTTCATCCAGACCCTGCTCAGTGTCCCCTCCCCTCGGAAGACCAACTGAACACACACTTGGACTGCTCCTCCTTAACCATAGtagcagaaatgaaaatactGACCTGCCGTTTATTAAGCGCTTAGGAGATGGGCAGGAACTAAGAGCTAtgcttttcattcattatttcatcaCATCCTCTACAATGGCCCTAGGgatcaatttttttattatccTGATTTTGAAAGATGAGCAACTGAAATTCTGAAGATTTAAGCCAAACGATTTAAGCTGATGAGCAGctgagccaggagagaagcccaggTGGCAGGCCAGAGGGTGTGTGCTTTCTACCATGACACCAAAATGGCATTTACTGCCCCCAAAGCACTCCAGGGAAAACATGGAAGCAGCAGGAGGAAAGTGCTCAGCCCAAAGGAATAACCTCTGAAGGGTGAACGGGGAGGTATTTGGAGCCACCTGGATGGGTTCAAACCTCCCTGCATGCTTGAGTATGTTCTAGGAATCTGCTGGAGGCCTGAGAATATGTTCCAGCCCCTGCTTATCAAAGTGTGGTCCATGAGCATcatctgggagcttgttagaaatgcagccTCTCAGACCCCGTTCCAGATCTACTGaacaagaatctgcattttagcaaaATTCCCAGGTGAGTCCAGTGTACGTTAACACCTAAGGAACTGATTTAGAATAAAGACTGCACAAATCCTAAATGTAATAGAAGGGTAGAGACCAACTCTTTCGCTAAGGGCATCGCTCCCTGCACACACATGGGcatgcacacacagatacacacatacGCGAGAGTGCATACCACTTACTTGCTTCCGGGGTGTCAGTGGCTGCAGCTGTGATGAACCCAGAGGTCACCACCAACAGCAGCAGTAGAGAGAAAAGCCTTcccatcctctctcctcttcacAGCTACTTCTGGTCTTAGGAATTGTTGCCCAAAGTCAAGGACAGGTAGCCCCCTTGGAGTTGCCTCCCAGTCTCTGATGCAGGAGGTCCTGAAAAAGGATGGATGTGACAAATATGTGATCTGACTCCCCTCCTCGCAGTTGGGAGGAGCTTCGGCTGTGCCCTGCACAAGCCCAGGGTGTGCCATGTCTGTAGACTACAAAAAAATGTGCAAGCCACGGCCCTGGCTCTGGTGGGGTTTTCCCCACCATGGACCCGTCCTCCTTCTCCCCACACCCCAGCCCTGACTTCCCAAATCCTGGTGAATGAGAAACAACTGAATCTCTTCTTTGAAGCAGGAAACGGCAAGCAGGGGTAGTGTTCTGAATTCACTACCTTTACTGGGAGAAGCTTTGGGCTTTAACAACCAACTCCTGCCTTCCTGCTGGAAAACTTTAAACTTGCCCagatccatttattcattcaacacatatttactgAGGAGCTATTATATATCAAACATGGAGCTATTCACCAAGGAGAGCGGTGTACGAGACAGGTAAGATTCCTGCCTTTATGCAACCCATATATTGCAACGAAGTAGCTTGAGATAAGCAGCTGGAGAGGTAATTAGCCTTTGCAAtgcattttaatgctttttagAGCAGGCACTTGTATCACCCAATTGATGAGGTAACCCTAGGCGAGTGTTACTCTTACCCTAGATTTTGAAGCTGCAAAATAGAGTAGCATGGAGATCAAGTGTGTGGGACCTGAAGCCTACAACCAGGATTCAAATCTTTATTTTACTCCTCACTagcagtgtgaccttggacatGGAACTTCAGTTCCTTGAGACTCAGTGCCCTCATCTGAAAATCTGCTTCCACCCAGGGAGCACCCACTAGGAGCAAATCCCTGAGCTCCAAGAACGGGTGCTCTAGATCAGTATTCTTCAAACTTTTTTGACCCTGACCTACAGTGAGGAAAACATGTCACTTCATGACCCAGTGCATTACATGCATGGCTAGAGGCAAATACACTCACACAAGTTAAAGAAGAGTTTCACGGAATGGTACTTATCCTTATGATGTACGTTGCTTGCTGATGgattctcttctttttaattataagaaaattccTGTCCAGCCCACTGATGACTACATGACCCATTCTCGGTGGTGAACCATAGTTTGAAAAACACGTGATGGGTGATACCTGGCTCCCTATGGTTGCTATGGGgattaattaagaaaatatacaCAAAGCAGGGCCCAGCATGTTCATTGCTGTATCCCCAGTGCATGGTCCATAGTAGGCATTCAACAAGCATTCATTGAATGAGTGAAAAGCTGGCAGTCGTTATTCAGAAAGCCTCAGAGAGAGGGAGATTGAGTAAGGGCACAGACCCAGGTGTGTGACCCCAGTGGCCAAACCCTTAacttcctctccccttccccaaatAGAATAGGACCCGATAGAAAACCAGATAAAGGGCTACAAGGAGAGAGCTGAGACAGTCTTACCTGAAGCCAGAAAGGTAGATTTAGTCTGTTCCTGGGTACCTGCctcctatatatataaatatttgcccCTGCAAGAAATCTCTCCTCCAATTATTCTCTGGTTCTTTCTCTTGAGATTGTTTTCTTGGGGGCGGACTATTTTTTCTTGTGACGTAGTGTTCTCCTTTTCAAAGCCCTGAAGTGGATGCTGTTCTGTTTGCTAATGAGGTGCCAAATGATTGACATTTGGGGGTCACCCCTGTGTCTGGAAATACAAGGCTTCTGTTTTGCACCTTTGGGGAGCAAGAGATTCCTTAGTTAGAAATTAACTGGTAAAGCAGTGCCAAGGGCTTGGTTTTTTCTCGGTCACCGAACAGGGCAAGGTGGACCCAAGGAACCAGGCAGATGCCAGTGTGTGCAGCCAGGTGCGCTAGGATGGCCATCGTCCCACGGAGGCATGCCCCTGTGGTCACTGCGTTTCCCTATCCTAGAGTGTGTACCCATTGGAAATCCACCCCCTCCTTACTGGATCACCTGTCTCCCCTAGGGTCCAGGTGTGCATGGGAAAGTAGTTAGAATAGCAGGTCAGAGCTGGAAGTCAACTCTGACATCACTGGACCTAACCCACCCTCTGAATCGAGAAATCTGAGGTCCTACCTTGTAGGCCCTTACAAGGTAGAATAACTTCACGAATCAATACACTGGCTGTGGAGTCAGGCCGCCTGGATCCTGGATCTGCCAGTGAGCTCATGACTTAGCCTTCCTGGGGCCATtttcctcatctagaaaatgAAGATCCCAGCAATACCCATCTCATAGAGCTGTCGTGGTTGTTAAAGGAGGGGACGCAGGTAAAGCCCTGCAGGAATGGTTTCATCAGTGGTGGGCATAACAATGGCTGTTCTGCTGTTGCATGGGGGTGAGAGGTGACAGAGCCATGTCTCATGACCCAGTGCCCAGTGGTTGACAACACAAAACCCAGTGGAAAAACAGACGTCGATCACGTTGGGAAGGTGTGTGAACTtggactgaaaaaaaaactgactttgaaccttgcagtttttcattttttaccatgtaatcatccagggtatacaatcagtggctcaccatatcatcatatagctgtgcatttatcacaatcaattttattatgtgaaaaataacatatacacaaaaaagcaataaatttcaaagcatattgcaacaattagttgcagaacagatttcacactttggtatgggttatagtcccacaattttaggtttttatttctagctgctctaaaatactagagactaaaatcaatataatgattcagtaatcatactcatttgtcaaacccttccttctctgtataactccacgatcacctttgacctttctcccattctttagggatatttgggcgatgcccattctaactttttcatgtcagaagggacttttgataatatgggatagggggatggaactagttgatattctgaagAGACTTGCCCCTCAgcatttcagggtttatctggtccagggacccatctggaggttgtaggtttctgggtgTTAACCCTAGTACATGGGAACTGTAGAaccttatgtaatgccctaggtgttctttgggatcggcaggaatggttttggttgggggttagcaagctatgataggtggcaatgtcccgctgaagtttgtataagggtgacctccagagtagcctcttgactctgaactctctcagacactgattccttatttgttacacttcttttcccccttttggtcaggagggcattgttgatcccacggtgccagggccaggctcattcctgggagtcatctcccacaccgccagggagactttcacccctggatgtcatgtcccacgtagtggggagggcaatggttttccttgcagagttgggcatagagagagagaggcgacatctgagcaacaaaagaggtcctctggaagtaactctcaggcatagcTATacgtaggttaagcttctccagtacatacataagcctcacaagagcaagtctcaagatggagggcttggcctattgatttgggtgtccctaatgttggACACAGTATCCgggatttccctggtggcaaagtttattagtttcacattttttctctcacccctcaagggactttgacagtactttttgattatcttcttaatatactctgggatgtatgcaggcattccattaagctatacaggattaaaagccctcattcttattgtGGGCTCCCCGTGTTTTGATTGTTTAGGttctgtacaaaataaacctttgttcctttggtctcaaagagtagatgaggttctaaaatataaacaatgtcttccttacctctgtattctgaatcaccttaatcccaaactgattggcttcattcttatgtcttagtaccaggttatacatatataaaacagtctctcaaaatccagaaataacaattactgcccTAGACTAAAGGCAACTGCTATAAGACCTTAcgatctaggccccagttttcttatgagtattttctaaatgagatcatacgatatttgctcttttgtttctggcttattttgcctcaccaaatgtcccgcaggttcattcacaacgttgcatgcctcatgacttcgttcctttttgtagcagcacaacattcgatcatatatatatatatatatatatatatacatcattgttcaccaatctcCTTTGCAGTCAGTGCagccttcagccacctccattcattgggcatcatgtataatatccaaagtcaacagtccgtcaacactttcaattttagataatttcattgttcccgagagaaagattaccaataaacacaccctcagcaaatagaaaatccaaaccttcccttaactcttgtcccccccTCCCCCGTTGTTTACCCCTGGtgctgctgtggtactgttgatgttttcctgtcaCTCATAGCccgtagcatgcaatagcagcttttCCCCTATAAGCCGAACTTACCCACTCTTTATACGAGATTCACACCTTTgcagtagtttatgcaagaacttatttatatttgtagtgttaatcagtggggcacgtaggtttatacaacccctttcaatcttgtctACCTCCAATGTGGTAagattacttatagacccactggtCAACCTCCTTCACATCTCTCTATCCCCttgcattggagttcaatctcattagaaaccgttcacccatctcgagcttcccttatattctgtattataagcctctgattttacctttaccacgATCATAAAAGTGGATCacacagtatctttccttttgtgtctggcttgtttcactcagcattatgccctcaaggctcatccatcttgtcatgtgcttcaggatgtcatttcgtcttacggctgcataatattccatcatatttatatatgacattttgttaatccactcgtctgttgatgggcacttggatttttccatttttgtgattgtgaataatgctgctatgaacattggtgaacGAATGTCActacttttagctcttctgggtatatatacctGAAACCTTCATTTAGGGGGAACTTTCTCTTCCTGTCTCACTCAGAGGCGGTGCAGCCATCAGCGCACAAGTGTACCATCTCCTCAGGATAAATTCCTGGGAACGAAATTCCTGGGTCAAAGAGGTAGCACAGCTTTAAGAATTGGATACTTCTTCCCAAATGGCAGCCCagagatatttttttttaaatgagtttacAATCCCAGCCACAGCTCCCACCGACCCTGAGCTTTGTCAGCCTGTTTTTCTCCTTTGCCAGAAAGATAAGGGAAAAATATCTCATCTTTGTTTACTTTTGCAATTCTTGGACGGAAAGAGAAGTTCTCATTTCTGCATTTGTTTGTTCACTGTTGACTCTTCTTTTCCAAACTGGATGTCTGTGTCctgtgacaatttttttttcctgcaggcatgttccacccccacccccaccccgcctcaATTGttttagacaaaaataaaagctcttaatattctttttctccaTCCTGGATGAGGTTTATAATTTTTGGTTGGGAAATAAGAGGCCATGTCTCAACCTGAGTCTGGCTGTCTTAAAAGGACTAAGGGAATTTGGCTTTTGGAGTGGTCTCAGTGGAAAAACTTGGACTCTGGGCCGGAGTCTGACAGTGACTTAAGAATCACTGTCACTCCGCACAGTGGGGCCCCCTGCTCTATTTCGTTAGCTGGTCACTTCCCCACTCTGTCCTCAAACCTCCtaccctctccccagccccactgGCTTAATGAGCCCGTGTTGTACTTGCCTCTAAGCCACGGCAACCTCATCCGCCTGGTCTACCACGAGTGCACACGCTTTCCACGTTTCACCTTCCTGACGCCAGCAGGCAGCGTCCTTCTAATAAAAGGCCTCTCTTTCCTCATCTGCTGCTGACCCTTCCTCTCACCTTCATCCTCCTTCCTGCTTCTCCTCGCTGCTGGGTTATTCCCCTCATCTCTAAGGCTCTCCCTTGACCCTACAGCCCCTCCCCAGCTACCATCCTATTCCCCACTTCTTTCATAGCCAAACTTCTCAAAAGATGCACCTGCCCCCCTCTCCACTTTCTCAGCTTTCACTTACTCTTCAGCCCACACCAGTATGCTTTCAGGGACCACCAGCTGCACCGACGTTTCTCCCCAGAGATTTCCAGGTGACCAAATTCCATCACTGTGTTTGCTGTTTCTCTTACCTCGACGTCCAGGGAAGCGTTCAATGACTATTTGTTTGTACCTTACTCCATCTCTTGGCAGCTCCCTCCTCCTTGAAACCCTCTTCTCTCTTAATGTGCAAATGCGGGTCAGACCCTGTAACTTAAGAATTTTGGGGCTGCTGCAGACACCATGCCAAGGGCTTTTACAGTTGTCACAGGCAGTGAAACCAGCAGCCCAAGGTCCAGGAAAGGCAGCTGGAGTTCCCAGAGGTTGAGCAGCTCGCCCCTGATGACAGAGCTGGCTGGTGGTAAGCCCAGG includes:
- the UMOD gene encoding uromodulin, coding for MGRLFSLLLLLVVTSGFITAAATDTPEARSCSDCHINATCAENGAATTCSCQEGFTGDGLTCLDLDECATPGATNCSADSSCVNTLGSYTCLCHDGFRLTPGLGCTDVDECAEPGLSRCHALAACVNTPGNYSCVCPAGYWGDGRHCECSPGSCSPGLDCVPDGDTHVCADPCQAHRTLDEYWRSVAYGPGYSCDSNLRGWHRFVGRGGVRLPETCVPALRCNTAAPMWLNGTHPSSEDGIVGRTACAHWSGHCCLWDAPVRVKACPGGYYVYNLTPPPECHLAYCTDPSSVEGTCEQCGVDEACKSDSGRWYCQCKEDFNLTDVSLLEPRLECGASVIKASLSRCQLDSLGFEKVFMYLQDSQCSGFNERSNRNWVSVVTPARAGPCGTVMMRNETHATYSNTLYLAKEIVIRDVNIKINFACSYPLDMKVSLKTSLQPVVSALNISVGGTGVFTVRMALFQSPAYTQPYQGSAVTLSTEAFLYVGTMLDGGDLSRFVLLMTNCYATPSGNATDPVKYFIIRDRCPRTQDATIQVVENGESPQGRFSVQMFRFAGNYDLVYLHCEVYLCDARSEKCKPTCSGTRFHSGGVIDQTRVLNLGPIARKDVQAVVSVAAAHSLGLLQAWLLHLLLAALTLMSQ